A window of the Trichoderma asperellum chromosome 4, complete sequence genome harbors these coding sequences:
- a CDS encoding uncharacterized protein (EggNog:ENOG41), whose protein sequence is MVVSDDEIRRIERNVSVLPQGHPNRAMMLNNLGSMLVMRFKRTGNIEDLNRGIRSAEQALAATPEGDPRHAARLKNLAINLEIRFNRTGNLQDLEDAIQKTDKAMQVADNEVQADLARRFDKLLTKAKPAIEAMPNDHPDLEKRFQAFTEIFRGRFKRSGRMEDFEIAIRLTEEALHATARACQYAIRRIRLRIEEIRLKNRIGEEQLFLRETVALLQLEQSPLGRMADMGPTLTLERLEEVIRNVHYLLEADHLNTLSNIWDDRFQQTKELKDLDEAIRKGREAVQTSPKTDPQHLRWQHNLSLLLHKRYQQLGRVEDLEDWIHNAQDAVDATQEGDRTQGSIFQNLGAAHSDRFKRFGRIEDLEAAISLGRRALQKGNGESFVLTDCLNNLSIDLALRFERFEKIEDLKEAIRIAKQALDTTPQDSSKRARLLSNLATMFSTLFETTGNLDDVEEALANAREVVNITPGDDLQLAHRLNSLGGRLLERFGRTGRIEDLDEAVHHIEKAVEHSRKDHPQLAARLTDLASVFRDRYIHFNRMEDLEEAIRVAKQAMELTPVDHPELAERWDRLGGVLIDRFDRTGRLEDVEESIRLREQAVIATPRDHPNRKRFLSSLSMSLLRRYDQLRRLEDLEEAIKVQQEARAAMSTDHAKLGLVLDRLSVLFRERYERTKNKHDLEEAISMAEQATKVTPSNHPALASNLGHLGLLLTLSATAESDKQALEAFLKSFNCHNGTPISRLTSASNALLLLQKQKDWHFARNISKEAVRLMTLVSNRTLSQADQQWCLSHFSHLAAESCSFSLRAGDSAAEAVELLELGRGVILGYLIDDRSDISELAASYAEQAEDYDKLRNEVNAPLIDTEDSRSRIARVNRRIEVIRELDNCIESIRRLPGHERFLLGPTPEDLMKQAEAGVIIIVNVTEVSSDAIIISASAITAIELHALTASEVTKWIRQDLTRFASREEYGRNNKKYREFLQWLWTSCVKLVLDQLGFSAKLELHDLPRIWWIGVGLASFLPFHAAGDHSAGSVENTLSRVISSYTPTIKALSYSRGRAATALGTDNDDLKLLLVTMPTTPGERPLPGVTMEKTAVQAAVESSFWFQSLVQPDSETLLRRMRTCDIVHLACHGVSDPTDPSESCLLLQKYPEFQRLPQLDKLTVKQISEVSRTKARIAYLSACSTAESKVLELADEAIHIASGFQAAGFAHVIGSMWSSSDSICVEVARDFYARLRDCGHLNNRVVAAALHESVSRVRQKLLKQPLAWAGYIHLGA, encoded by the coding sequence ATGGTAGTCTCGGACGACGAAATCCGCAGAATAGAGCGGAATGTGAGCGTTCTGCCACAAGGTCACCCAAATCGGGCGATGATGCTCAATAACCTCGGCAGCATGCTTGTGATGAGATTCAAACGAACAGGAAATATTGAGGACTTGAACCGAGGCATTCGCAGCGCAGAGCAAGCGCTGGCGGCTACTCCTGAAGGGGATCCGAGACACGCAGCGAGGCTGAAAAATCTGGCAATCAATCTTGAAATCCGGTTCAACAGGACTGGGAACCTACAAGACCTGGAAGATGCCATTCAAAAAACTGACAAAGCCATGCAAGTGGCCGATAACGAAGTCCAGGCTGATCTGGCACGGAGATTCGACAAGCTTCTTACCAAGGCCAAGCCAGCAATTGAGGCCATGCCCAATGATCACCCTGACCTGGAGAAAAGATTTCAGGCCTTTACTGAAATATTCAGAGGACGGTTTAAGCGAAGTGGTAGAATGGAAGACTTCGAGATTGCAATTCGATTAACGGAGGAAGCACTTCATGCCACAGCGAGAGCCTGTCAATACGCCATCCGCCGCATACGGCTCCGCATTGAGGAGATTCGATTGAAAAATCGGATAGGGGAAGAGCAACTCTTTCTCCGCGAGACTGTGGCGCTGTTACAACTAGAGCAGTCCCCATTAGGGAGAATGGCCGACATGGGACCGACTTTAACATTAGAACGCCTTGAAGAAGTCATTCGGAACGTGCATTACCTACTTGAAGCCGATCATCTCAACACACTAAGCAATATTTGGGACGATCGATTTCAGCAGacaaaagaattaaaagaTTTGGACGAAGCAATTCGCAAAGGGCGTGAAGCGGTACAAACTTCACCCAAAACCGATCCACAACACCTGCGCTGGCAGCACAATTTAAGCTTACTACTGCACAAGCGATATCAGCAACTTGGACGGGTGGAAGACTTGGAAGATTGGATTCACAACGCCCAGGATGCAGTGGATGCGACTCAAGAAGGAGATAGAACCCAGGGAAGTATATTTCAAAATCTAGGGGCAGCCCATTCGGACCGTTTCAAACGGTTCGGGAGAATCGAGGACCTAGAAGCCGCCATCTCCTTGGGACGAAGAGCATTACAAAAGGGTAATGGGGAGTCGTTCGTATTGACAGACTGTTTGAATAATCTGAGCATTGACCTTGCGCTCCGGTTTGAGAGATTCGAGAAAATAGAGGACCTGAAGGAAGCTATCCGGATCGCAAAGCAGGCACTGGATACCACACCTCAGGATAGCTCAAAACGAGCGAGATTGTTGAGCAACCTTGCGACTATGTTTTCAACTCTGTTTGAAACGACAGGAAACCTAGATGATGTCGAAGAGGCTCTTGCCAACGCCAGGGAAGTTGTGAATATCACTCCTGGAGACGATCTACAACTAGCACACAGATTGAATAGCTTAGGTGGTCGATTGCTCGAACGTTTCGGCAGGACGGGAAGGATAGAAGATCTAGATGAAGCTGTCCATCATATAGAGAAAGCGGTGGAGCACTCTAGAAAGGATCATCCACAGCTTGCAGCCAGACTGACTGATCTAGCATCTGTGTTTCGTGACCGATATATACACTTTAACAGGATGGAGGATTTGGAAGAAGCTATTCGGGTGGCGAAACAAGCAATGGAACTCACTCCCGTCGACCATCCAGAACTGGCGGAGAGATGGGACAGGCTAGGTGGAGTTTTGATTGATCGATTCGATCGAACTGGAAGGCTCGAGGATGTAGAAGAATCCATCCGGTTACGGGAGCAAGCCGTCATCGCCACGCCCCGGGACCATCCAAATCGAAAACGGTTTCTCAGCAGCCTTAGCATGTCATTGCTGCGACGTTACGATCAATTGAGAAGACTGGAGGATTTGGAAGAAGCCATTAAAGTGCAGCAGGAAGCAAGAGCTGCTATGTCCACGGATCATGCTAAGCTGGGACTAGTGCTGGACAGGTTGAGTGTTTTATTTCGCGAGCGATACGAACGGACAAAGAACAAACACGATTTGGAAGAGGCTATATCCATGGCAGAGCAGGCAACAAAGGTTACGCCATCGAATCATCCGGCCTTGGCATCAAATCTAGGTCACCTAGGCCTTCTTCTAACTTTATCAGCGACAGCTGAATCCGACAAACAAGCACTAGAGGCCTTCTTGAAGTCATTTAACTGCCACAATGGAACCCCAATAAGCCGTTTAACCTCAGCTTCAAATGCCTTACTCTTGTtgcaaaagcagaaagaTTGGCATTTCGCCCGCAACATATCAAAGGAAGCTGTGAGACTCATGACGCTTGTCAGCAACCGCACTCTTAGTCAGGCAGATCAGCAGTGGTGTTTATCGCACTTTTCGCATCTTGCGGCCGAGTCGTGCTCATTCTCACTTAGAGCGGGTGACAGTGCAGCCGAAGCCGTAGAGTTGCTCGAGCTGGGCCGGGGAGTGATCCTGGGCTATCTGATTGACGATAGGAGCGATATCTCAGAGTTGGCGGCTTCCTATGCGGAACAAGCTGAGGACTATGATAAGCTTCGAAACGAAGTTAACGCTCCTCTTATAGACACTGAAGATTCGAGGAGTCGAATTGCGAGAGTGAACCGACGTATTGAAGTGATACGCGAGCTGGACAATTGCATAGAGTCTATCCGACGGTTGCCTGGGCATGAGCGATTCCTCCTTGGGCCTACACCGGAAGATCTCATGAAGCAAGCCGAAGCAGGTGTCATCATTATAGTCAACGTCACTGAAGTCAGTAGCGACGCAATCATTATTTCTGCGTCTGCTATAACCGCTATTGAGCTACATGCACTAACGGCGTCCGAAGTGACAAAGTGGATTCGACAGGATTTAACTAGATTTGCATCCCGAGAAGAGTATGGGAGGAACAACAAGAAGTACCGCGAGTTTCTGCAATGGTTGTGGACCAGTTGTGTCAAACTTGTCTTGGACCAGCTGGGATTCAGCGCGAAACTTGAGCTGCATGATCTCCCTCGTATCTGGTGGATTGGTGTCGGTCTCGCCAGCTTCCTACCCTTTCACGCGGCTGGCGATCATTCTGCAGGGTCGGTGGAGAACACGCTCAGCAGAGTGATTTCCTCTTATACCCCGACTATAAAGGCATTATCATACTCAAGAGGGCGTGCTGCAACTGCACTGGGGACAGACAACGATGACCTCAAACTCCTGCTTGTGACGATGCCCACAACTCCAGGTGAGCGGCCACTCCCTGGAGTGACCATGGAGAAAACAGCGGTACAAGCCGCAGTGGAAAGCTCCTTCTGGTTTCAGTCCCTAGTACAACCCGATTCTGAGACTTTGCTACGCCGTATGAGAACCTGCGATATCGTCCATCTCGCCTGCCACGGGGTATCAGATCCAACTGATCCTTCAGAGAGCTGCTTGTTGCTTCAGAAATACCCAGAGTTTCAACGATTGCCACAACTAGACAAACTCACTGTTAAACAAATCTCGGAGGTGTCCAGAACCAAGGCTAGAATTGCTTATCTTTCAGCCTGTTCTACAGCGGAAAGTAAGGTCTTAGAATTAGCAGATGAAGCCATTCATATAGCCAGTGGATTCCAGGCTGCTGGTTTTGCACATGTCATCGGGTCTATGTGGTCTTCGAGCGATAGCATCTGTGTTGAAGTCGCGAGGGATTTCTACGCGCGGCTTAGAGACTGTGGTCATCTCAACAACAGAGTCgttgcagcagctttgcATGAGTCGGTATCGAGAGTTCGTCAGAAGTTGCTTAAGCAGCCTCTTGCTTGGGCGGGGTATATTCACTTGGGTGCATGA
- a CDS encoding uncharacterized protein (EggNog:ENOG41), producing MPYNLVLRQSFLPLDSVRLGRLVLNVEEPQQDYFDAPCDNVVEPLIKSHIRYNEVQHTAADQKFASILTRLVSASRTKRNKTYTQVTTDRAMTYQLRNSGLWFKNALQDESTRKWLEEAIDQGDDVYLIVGYHTLLDARILEGAAAMTESHAKVEVPVTASLAAAGAAVIPLGDIADPKISGLNRQEHSAQRQFVASGEQVVALQYRKVRFKWYSSREMDNAFLDDNRWKVYWDMRGQEETVNDVLEVELQDELELDSDYKKCSSLAEDDFLY from the coding sequence ATGCCATATAATCTGGTTCTCCGGCAGTCATTCTTGCCTCTTGACTCCGTGCGACTAGGACGACTTGTATTGAACGTCGAGGAACCACAGCAGGATTACTTCGATGCTCCTTGCGACAACGTGGTCGAACCGCTCATCAAATCCCACATCCGGTATAATGAAGTGCAGCACACAGCGGCTGATCAGAAGTTCGCATCAATACTGACTCGGCTGGTGTCTGCGTCTCGCACCAAGCGGAACAAAACATACACCCAAGTTACAACCGATCGAGCCATGACATATCAACTCCGGAATTCCGGGTTATGGTTCAAAAATGCTCTTCAAGACGAGTCAACGCGAAAATGGCTCGAAGAGGCTATCGACCAAGGAGACGACGTATATCTGATCGTGGGCTACCATACCCTGTTAGATGCACGTATTCTCGAgggtgctgctgcgatgACTGAGTCCCACGCCAAAGTCGAGGTCCCAGTGACTGCATCCCTCGCGGCCGCAGGAGCCGCTGTAATTCCTCTCGGTGATATTGCGGACCCTAAAATTTCGGGGTTGAATCGGCAAGAGCACAGCGCTCAGAGGCAGTTCGTTGCCAGTGGTGAGCAAGTTGTTGCGTTGCAGTATCGCAAGGTTCGATTTAAATGGTACTCAAGTCGAGAGATGGACAATGCCTTCTTAGATGATAATCGGTGGAAGGTGTATTGGGATATGAGGGGCCAAGAAGAGACTGTTAACGATGTGCTGGAAGTCGAGCTTCAGGACGAACTGGAGCTGGACAGCGATTATAAGAAATGTTCGTCACTGGCTGAGGATGACTTTCTCTATTAG